One genomic segment of Borrelia miyamotoi includes these proteins:
- the ychF gene encoding redox-regulated ATPase YchF: protein MALNVGIVGLPNVGKSSLFSSLTSSRSEIANYPFCTIDPNIGIVEIPDERLSEIASFVESKKIIPAVMEFVDIAGLVKGASKGEGLGNKFLTNIREVSILVHVVRCFEDKEVIHVDGDVNPQRDISTINTELCLADLDTVQKSILKNEKNVKSVDKEISKNAKVIVSMLKNLKNHLMDVKPAITFEFDEFGYNFVKSLNLLTIKKVIYVCNVDEDSLCGNQYTDTVRDMALSEGNDYLILCAKIEAELAEIDDLSERMAMLKSMGINASGLSNLIRKTYYTLGLRTYFTAGVQEVRAWTFKDGMKAPEAAGIIHSDFQRGFIKAEVYSFDDLAEFKGVQGVKEKGRLRIEGKDYLVKDGDIIFFKFNV from the coding sequence ATGGCACTTAATGTGGGAATAGTGGGACTGCCAAATGTTGGTAAATCTAGTTTATTTTCATCCTTAACATCATCAAGATCAGAAATTGCTAATTATCCTTTTTGTACTATTGATCCAAATATAGGTATAGTGGAAATTCCTGATGAGAGGCTTTCAGAAATCGCTAGTTTTGTTGAGTCGAAAAAAATTATTCCTGCTGTAATGGAATTTGTTGATATTGCAGGTCTTGTGAAGGGGGCTTCTAAGGGGGAGGGACTTGGCAATAAATTTCTGACAAATATTCGTGAAGTTTCTATTCTTGTACATGTTGTTAGATGTTTTGAAGATAAAGAAGTGATTCATGTTGATGGGGATGTGAATCCACAAAGAGATATAAGTACAATTAACACGGAGTTATGCCTTGCAGATCTTGATACTGTACAGAAAAGTATTTTGAAGAATGAGAAAAATGTGAAGAGTGTTGATAAAGAGATTAGTAAAAATGCGAAGGTAATTGTTTCTATGCTTAAGAATCTTAAAAACCACTTGATGGATGTTAAACCGGCAATTACATTTGAGTTCGATGAATTTGGATATAATTTTGTCAAATCTTTAAATCTTTTGACTATTAAAAAGGTTATATATGTTTGTAATGTTGATGAGGATTCTCTGTGTGGTAATCAATATACAGATACTGTAAGAGATATGGCTTTAAGTGAAGGTAATGATTATTTAATTTTATGTGCTAAGATTGAGGCAGAACTTGCTGAAATTGATGATTTAAGCGAAAGAATGGCAATGCTTAAATCTATGGGAATAAATGCTAGTGGTCTTAGCAATTTGATACGAAAAACTTATTATACTCTAGGCTTAAGAACCTATTTTACTGCGGGGGTTCAAGAAGTTAGAGCGTGGACTTTTAAGGATGGAATGAAGGCTCCCGAAGCTGCAGGTATCATTCACAGTGATTTTCAAAGAGGTTTTATTAAAGCAGAAGTGTATTCATTTGATGATTTGGCTGAATTTAAAGGTGTTCAGGGTGTAAAAGAGAAAGGTCGTCTTAGGATTGAGGGTAAAGATTATTTGGTAAAAGATGGCGATATAATTTTTTTTAAATTTAATGTTTAA
- a CDS encoding tetratricopeptide repeat protein, which produces MILILNVVVLFFGSAFVLNAQGIVTNKDAQEEFKWSLNSYNDGYYDDALLSFKKLLGFDPNNLDYHFWMGNVYYRLGYVEEALMEWRNLQSQGYKVAYLRQLISTIEQRRGISLNNELDVKKFIQVASLDNSIYRRPNGYQITSLKADQYGGYYAVNFIGNEILYFDANNNVNVLVKDGITSLKSPYDVVELGKLLYVTLYSNDEIGIYDKTFGIKRGSIGKKGTESGELLAPQYITVDDRDYIYVSEWGNKRVSKFDVKGNFILHFGVKTVGYAGLLGPTGITYLNGNIYVADAPKNSIEVFDTSGNHLYSIATSLDEIEGLSSDFTGNNIIISSKYGVYKYSVLRKTFFKLLKADKIDSKIASSIIDVNNQIIVSDFDNAHISIYKTDSSIYDSLNVDVRRVIRRVGGSKMYVELNVSNRSGLPVVGLKNENFAIANERYYIVKPKIAYDINTSDDMNIAIVFDKSFAMKSYESEQIMGVNTLIKSRKNKKFSFINATSVPLVDNIDSLISTIHKTNSLGNYDSSYVKTDVSLKLAGSELMSKSARRAVIYFSNGDLGRSSFNRYSIDTILGYYKNNDIRFYLILFGNNPIDPKLQYLVNETGGAIIPFSSYDGVSKVYDLMMKQKTGTYLLEYDYPGSQEPNGYYNLSVEVNFNQQIGRGEFAYLVN; this is translated from the coding sequence ATGATTTTAATTTTGAATGTAGTTGTTTTATTTTTTGGGAGCGCATTTGTTTTAAATGCTCAGGGTATAGTTACCAACAAAGATGCTCAAGAAGAATTTAAATGGTCGCTTAATTCTTATAATGATGGATATTATGATGATGCTTTATTGTCTTTTAAGAAACTTTTAGGTTTTGATCCAAACAATCTTGATTATCATTTTTGGATGGGTAATGTTTATTATAGGTTGGGATATGTTGAGGAAGCTTTGATGGAATGGCGAAATTTGCAATCCCAGGGTTATAAGGTGGCCTATCTTCGACAATTAATATCTACAATTGAACAGAGAAGAGGTATATCATTGAATAATGAACTTGATGTTAAAAAGTTTATTCAAGTTGCTTCTCTTGATAACTCTATTTACAGGCGGCCAAATGGTTATCAGATTACATCTTTGAAAGCCGATCAATATGGTGGATATTATGCTGTTAATTTTATAGGAAATGAAATATTATATTTTGATGCTAACAATAATGTTAATGTTTTGGTTAAGGATGGGATTACTTCTTTAAAATCACCTTATGATGTGGTTGAACTTGGCAAATTACTATATGTGACACTTTATTCAAATGATGAGATTGGTATATATGATAAAACTTTTGGTATTAAAAGAGGTTCAATCGGTAAGAAGGGTACTGAATCTGGTGAATTGCTTGCTCCCCAATATATAACAGTTGATGATAGAGATTATATTTACGTTAGTGAATGGGGTAATAAGAGAGTAAGTAAATTTGATGTTAAGGGTAATTTTATTTTGCATTTTGGTGTTAAAACAGTTGGATATGCTGGACTTTTAGGTCCTACCGGTATTACATATTTAAATGGGAATATTTATGTTGCCGATGCTCCTAAAAATTCTATTGAGGTGTTTGATACTAGTGGCAATCATTTGTATTCTATTGCAACTTCTCTTGACGAGATAGAAGGTCTTAGTAGTGATTTTACAGGCAATAATATTATTATATCTTCAAAGTATGGTGTTTATAAGTATAGTGTTTTAAGAAAAACATTTTTTAAGCTTTTAAAGGCAGATAAGATTGATTCCAAAATTGCGTCTTCAATTATTGATGTCAATAATCAAATAATTGTTTCAGACTTTGATAATGCTCATATTTCAATTTATAAGACTGATTCTAGTATTTATGATAGTCTTAATGTTGATGTGCGCCGAGTAATTAGGAGGGTTGGGGGTTCTAAGATGTATGTTGAACTTAATGTTAGCAACAGAAGTGGTTTGCCCGTTGTAGGGCTTAAGAATGAAAATTTTGCAATTGCTAATGAGAGATATTATATTGTTAAGCCTAAAATTGCTTATGATATTAATACTTCTGATGATATGAATATTGCAATTGTTTTTGATAAATCTTTTGCTATGAAGAGTTATGAATCAGAACAGATTATGGGTGTAAATACTCTTATAAAGTCTAGAAAGAATAAAAAATTTAGTTTTATAAATGCAACAAGTGTACCTTTAGTAGATAATATTGATAGTTTGATAAGCACTATCCATAAGACAAATTCTCTTGGGAATTATGATTCAAGCTATGTAAAGACTGATGTTAGTCTTAAACTCGCAGGTTCTGAGCTTATGTCAAAGAGTGCAAGAAGGGCTGTTATTTATTTTAGCAATGGAGATTTAGGTCGTTCTTCTTTTAATAGGTATTCTATAGACACTATTTTAGGTTATTATAAGAATAATGATATTAGGTTTTATTTAATATTATTTGGAAATAATCCTATTGATCCTAAACTACAGTATTTAGTAAATGAAACTGGCGGTGCAATTATTCCTTTTTCATCTTATGATGGAGTATCTAAGGTTTATGATTTAATGATGAAGCAAAAGACAGGCACTTATTTGCTTGAGTATGATTATCCAGGATCCCAAGAGCCTAATGGATATTACAATCTGTCTGTTGAGGTAAATTTTAATCAGCAGATAGGTAGAGGTGAATTTGCTTATTTGGTTAATTAG
- the lnt gene encoding apolipoprotein N-acyltransferase, translated as MKTRYFCLATFSGVLTTLAIPNEVKNMGYSSIGLIGYIPLFIALIKIKDKKTLICLTIFYFLIANSLQNFWLAFFQAFGLLTFLGTVSAYSLYALVLGYLLYYSLKTFKNKTLTLAILFTFYDYSKSIGFAAYPWGFSAFMVNNFNELIQVADIFGVFFVCFVVYFLNAGIANFFIEQSKINTSSLLFSILLVSTSFAYGIIKKIELNPTLTKEIDTLNIAAIQINGDPWNKNNKAEIKKSIKLTKQALREYPNTELVLWSEGTLNLPFDSYKDYIYDKRLLKLYDSINQLIINNKAHFIIGSPSNVNKKLLTSENSVYAIKPNLQIANIYSKIFLVPFAEKIPFYNYESVREFFFQNFKLKGQINGNKLEIFKLKKFNLGLLICYDDAFPDLARSYKRQGANLLLNFSNDSWSHTNSSEWQHFVVAKFRSIENGIKTIRATNSGITTVINEYGENIKSLETFKEGYLISKIKLPPRFATIYEYIGDLFIYILAMIIVIMILKTYFIEESTHLSCCFTKHKV; from the coding sequence ATGAAAACAAGATATTTTTGTCTAGCTACATTTTCTGGAGTGCTTACAACTCTGGCAATTCCAAACGAAGTAAAAAATATGGGATACTCAAGCATTGGATTAATTGGATACATACCACTTTTCATTGCATTAATAAAAATAAAAGATAAAAAAACTCTTATTTGTTTAACGATCTTTTACTTCTTAATAGCTAATAGTCTACAAAATTTCTGGCTTGCATTTTTTCAAGCATTTGGACTACTTACATTTTTAGGAACAGTATCTGCCTATAGCCTTTACGCTTTAGTTTTGGGATATTTATTGTATTATTCATTAAAAACTTTTAAGAATAAAACATTAACCTTAGCCATACTTTTTACATTTTATGATTACTCAAAATCAATCGGATTTGCAGCATATCCTTGGGGATTTTCAGCTTTCATGGTAAATAACTTTAATGAACTTATACAAGTTGCTGACATTTTTGGGGTCTTTTTTGTATGCTTTGTTGTTTATTTTCTTAATGCAGGAATTGCAAATTTTTTCATAGAACAAAGTAAAATAAATACATCAAGCCTCCTATTTTCCATTCTACTAGTAAGTACATCTTTTGCTTACGGAATAATCAAAAAAATAGAACTAAATCCAACTTTAACCAAAGAAATAGATACTCTAAACATTGCAGCAATACAAATCAATGGCGATCCCTGGAATAAAAATAACAAAGCAGAAATTAAAAAATCTATTAAACTTACAAAACAAGCTTTAAGAGAATATCCAAATACAGAACTTGTACTCTGGAGTGAAGGGACATTAAATTTACCATTTGATTCGTACAAAGATTATATCTATGATAAAAGGTTACTTAAGTTATATGATTCAATAAATCAATTAATAATAAACAATAAAGCTCATTTTATTATTGGTTCACCTTCAAATGTAAATAAAAAATTACTAACAAGTGAAAACTCAGTTTATGCAATAAAACCTAATCTTCAAATAGCAAATATATATTCTAAAATATTTTTAGTTCCATTTGCAGAAAAAATACCATTTTACAACTATGAATCCGTAAGAGAATTTTTCTTTCAAAATTTCAAGCTCAAAGGACAAATAAATGGAAATAAACTTGAAATATTTAAACTCAAAAAATTTAATTTGGGCCTTTTAATATGCTATGATGACGCATTCCCAGACCTTGCAAGAAGTTATAAAAGACAAGGTGCAAACCTATTATTAAATTTTTCAAATGACTCTTGGTCACATACAAATTCATCGGAATGGCAACACTTTGTAGTAGCAAAATTTAGAAGTATAGAAAATGGAATCAAAACTATTAGAGCTACAAACTCTGGAATAACTACCGTAATAAATGAATATGGAGAAAATATTAAAAGCTTAGAAACATTTAAAGAAGGATACCTAATATCAAAAATAAAATTGCCTCCAAGATTCGCAACAATCTATGAATACATTGGAGACCTATTTATATATATTCTGGCAATGATAATTGTAATTATGATACTAAAAACTTACTTTATTGAAGAAAGCACCCATTTATCATGCTGCTTTACAAAACATAAAGTCTGA
- a CDS encoding deoxynucleoside kinase, whose translation MIVIEGLIGVGKTTLGHFLSSELNIPFYSELNNEFTLHMLDKFYKDKSRWAFSMQINFLNERFRLIKDICRTKGGILDRSIYGDRVFASLLNDNGYISDYEYMIYLNLLDNMLEHSQRPLLLVYLDCSIDEAKRRIKNRNRNFERDISREYLKGLKEKYLSWYDSYDLSPKLRFNYDSINIFDDEHKSEIIAFIKDKLVI comes from the coding sequence GTGATCGTAATTGAGGGTTTAATTGGAGTAGGGAAAACTACGCTTGGGCATTTTTTGTCTAGTGAGCTTAATATTCCTTTTTACAGTGAATTAAATAATGAATTCACATTACATATGTTAGATAAATTTTATAAGGATAAGTCCAGGTGGGCTTTTTCAATGCAGATTAATTTTTTAAATGAGAGATTTAGGCTTATAAAGGATATATGTAGGACTAAAGGAGGAATACTTGATAGATCTATTTATGGTGATCGTGTCTTTGCTTCTCTTTTAAACGACAATGGATATATTTCTGATTATGAGTATATGATATATCTTAATTTGCTTGATAATATGCTGGAGCATTCTCAAAGACCCTTATTGCTGGTTTATCTTGATTGTAGTATTGATGAGGCTAAGCGTCGTATTAAGAATAGAAATAGAAATTTTGAGAGGGACATTTCTAGAGAGTATCTTAAAGGTCTTAAGGAAAAATATTTAAGTTGGTATGATAGTTATGATTTATCGCCTAAATTGAGATTTAATTACGATAGCATCAATATTTTTGATGATGAGCATAAAAGCGAGATTATTGCTTTCATTAAAGATAAACTTGTAATATAA
- a CDS encoding MIP/aquaporin family protein has protein sequence MICCIRFKEFFAEFLGTFILLTVGTGSIAMTVLFPSNPPIAGEIIKGGYTNIVLGWGLGVTFGVYIAARISGAHLNPAVSIALATIGRFPTSKLFHYILAQMLGAFSGALMTLIVFYPKWIEIDPTFETTQGIMSTFPAVPGFWPGFIDQIFGTFLLMLLILAVGNFVKEDSQNPIFPLIIGTIVLAIGISFGGMNGYAINPARDLGPRILLLLAGFKNHGFDEMNVFIIPILGPIIGAILGAMVYKFILEEEQKFNLED, from the coding sequence ATGATTTGTTGTATACGATTTAAAGAATTTTTTGCAGAATTTTTAGGAACATTTATTCTTCTAACAGTTGGAACAGGTTCTATAGCAATGACAGTCCTATTCCCATCAAATCCGCCTATAGCTGGAGAAATAATAAAGGGAGGCTATACTAATATAGTACTTGGCTGGGGACTAGGTGTAACATTTGGAGTTTATATAGCTGCAAGAATTAGTGGAGCACATTTAAATCCTGCTGTTAGCATTGCATTAGCTACTATTGGTAGATTTCCAACGTCAAAACTTTTCCACTATATTTTAGCACAAATGCTTGGAGCATTTTCTGGGGCTCTAATGACACTAATTGTATTCTACCCTAAATGGATAGAAATAGATCCTACATTTGAAACTACCCAAGGTATCATGTCAACTTTTCCTGCCGTACCTGGTTTTTGGCCCGGATTTATTGACCAAATATTTGGAACATTTCTCTTAATGCTTTTAATTTTAGCTGTTGGAAACTTTGTAAAGGAAGATTCTCAAAATCCAATTTTTCCCCTTATTATTGGAACAATAGTTTTAGCTATTGGAATAAGCTTTGGAGGAATGAATGGTTATGCTATTAATCCAGCAAGAGATTTGGGACCAAGAATATTGTTACTACTGGCTGGTTTTAAAAATCATGGTTTTGATGAAATGAATGTGTTCATTATCCCTATATTAGGTCCAATAATTGGTGCAATCTTAGGTGCTATGGTTTATAAATTTATTTTAGAGGAAGAGCAAAAATTTAATTTGGAAGATTAA
- the glpK gene encoding glycerol kinase GlpK: MKYILSIDQGTTSSRAIIFDKNANIKGFAQKEFTQIYPHPSWVEHNPNEIWSSQLGVIAEALANARTFPNEIATIGITNQRETTIIWNKNTGNPIYNAIVWQDRRTAQLCYELKAKGKDKIILQKTGLVLDAYFSGTKIKWILDNVAGAREHSEKGELCFGTIDSWIVWNLTKGKLHITDYSNASRTLLFNIKSLEWDEEILQILDIPKSILPTVKQSSEVYGKTDASILGTEITISGIAGDQFAATFGQACLQKGMAKNTYGTGCFVTVNIGQEPIINEQEILTSIAWGKQNTITYVFEGSVFIGGAVIQWLRDNLELFRKSSDSEALAASVSDNGGIYFVPAFVGLGTPHWDPYARGMIIGITRSSTKEHIIRAALESIALQSFDVLTAMKNSIQGFEIKELRVDGGASTNNLLMQFQADILQCNVVRPKITETTALGSAYLAGLAIGYWASAKEITSLWKSDKIFEPSMEKSKREDLIYNWNKAIERAKAWIQ; the protein is encoded by the coding sequence ATGAAATACATTCTATCTATTGATCAAGGTACAACTAGTTCCAGAGCAATAATATTCGATAAAAATGCAAATATAAAAGGATTCGCACAAAAAGAATTCACACAAATTTATCCACATCCAAGTTGGGTCGAACATAATCCAAACGAAATATGGAGTTCTCAATTAGGAGTCATAGCAGAAGCTTTGGCAAATGCAAGAACTTTCCCAAATGAAATTGCAACCATTGGAATTACAAACCAACGAGAAACCACCATTATCTGGAATAAAAATACAGGAAATCCAATTTACAACGCAATAGTCTGGCAAGACAGAAGAACAGCACAACTTTGCTATGAATTAAAAGCAAAAGGAAAAGATAAAATTATCTTACAAAAAACAGGCCTTGTATTAGATGCTTACTTTAGCGGCACAAAAATAAAATGGATATTAGACAATGTTGCAGGAGCAAGAGAACACTCAGAAAAAGGAGAACTCTGTTTTGGAACAATAGACAGCTGGATAGTTTGGAATCTTACTAAAGGGAAATTACATATTACAGATTATTCCAACGCATCAAGAACTCTACTTTTCAACATTAAATCACTTGAATGGGATGAAGAAATATTACAAATATTAGACATACCAAAATCAATTTTACCTACAGTTAAACAAAGTTCCGAAGTGTATGGAAAAACTGACGCTTCCATATTAGGAACAGAAATCACTATTTCAGGAATTGCAGGGGACCAGTTTGCAGCAACCTTTGGACAAGCATGCCTTCAAAAAGGAATGGCTAAAAATACATATGGGACTGGATGCTTTGTCACAGTTAACATAGGACAAGAACCTATCATTAATGAACAAGAAATTTTAACGTCAATTGCATGGGGAAAACAAAATACAATAACTTATGTTTTTGAGGGAAGTGTTTTCATTGGAGGAGCTGTAATTCAATGGTTAAGAGATAATTTAGAATTATTCAGAAAAAGCTCTGATTCAGAGGCACTAGCAGCCTCAGTAAGTGATAATGGGGGAATTTATTTCGTTCCAGCATTTGTAGGACTTGGAACACCTCATTGGGATCCCTACGCCAGAGGGATGATTATTGGAATTACAAGAAGCTCAACAAAAGAACATATAATAAGAGCTGCTCTTGAAAGTATTGCTCTGCAAAGCTTTGATGTATTAACTGCAATGAAAAACTCTATTCAAGGATTTGAAATAAAAGAATTAAGAGTTGATGGAGGAGCTAGCACAAATAATCTGCTTATGCAATTCCAGGCTGATATTCTACAATGCAACGTTGTTAGACCAAAAATAACCGAAACGACTGCTCTTGGTTCTGCCTATCTGGCAGGACTTGCTATTGGATACTGGGCAAGTGCCAAAGAGATTACAAGCCTTTGGAAATCAGATAAAATATTTGAACCTTCAATGGAAAAAAGCAAGCGAGAAGATTTAATTTACAACTGGAATAAAGCAATTGAGAGAGCAAAGGCTTGGATTCAATAA
- the glpT gene encoding glycerol-3-phosphate transporter, with the protein MDSISLNDEIIQEMNKTFPGTKIIPSKLSLKSLIFINIMEMLNMKKLFNFLKPAPHIKRVHKEIEDSLYKKLRLQIFISIFIGYAGFYLTRKIFAFTIPELEKEGFSKSQLGIILSGVSIAYGFSKFIMGNVSDRSNPRYFLTLGLLLTAIITTIFGLFPWKLIDTTTAITLMFILMFTNGWVQGMGWPACGRTIVHWWSKKERGITVATWNLAHNIGGGTTGIISSWALLYFQEWQAILYVPSGIVIGIAIFVLMTLKDTPQSVGLPPIEEYKNDYPDNYTEKAEEELNTKKIFVKHVLNNKLLWYIAIANAFIYFIRYGILDWAPSYLSQVKHFSIKDSGWAYSLYEFSAIPGTIICGWMSDKIFKGRRSETGIIFITATLITILIYWQLPENNPTLITILLAIIGFLIYGPVMLIGLHALDLAPKKAAGTAAGFTGLFGYIGGSVTASAITGFVLQYFNWNVYFYLLIGACIFAIIFISLTFKQEKKTNDI; encoded by the coding sequence TTGGATTCAATAAGCTTGAATGATGAAATCATTCAAGAAATGAATAAAACATTCCCAGGAACAAAAATAATACCAAGTAAATTATCACTAAAAAGCTTAATATTTATAAATATAATGGAGATGTTAAATATGAAAAAATTGTTTAATTTTCTAAAACCAGCACCCCACATAAAGAGAGTGCACAAAGAAATAGAGGATTCACTATATAAAAAACTAAGACTTCAAATATTTATTTCAATCTTTATTGGATATGCTGGATTTTATTTAACAAGAAAAATATTTGCATTCACTATACCAGAACTTGAAAAAGAAGGTTTCAGCAAAAGTCAATTAGGAATAATTTTATCTGGAGTTTCAATTGCATATGGATTTTCTAAATTTATTATGGGAAATGTCTCAGATCGAAGCAATCCTAGATATTTTTTAACACTAGGACTACTCCTCACAGCAATAATCACCACTATATTTGGATTATTTCCATGGAAATTAATTGACACTACAACTGCAATAACATTAATGTTCATTTTAATGTTCACAAATGGATGGGTTCAAGGAATGGGATGGCCGGCATGTGGGAGAACTATAGTTCACTGGTGGTCAAAAAAAGAAAGGGGCATAACTGTTGCCACTTGGAATTTAGCTCACAATATAGGAGGGGGAACAACCGGAATAATATCCTCTTGGGCTTTGCTCTACTTTCAAGAATGGCAAGCTATACTTTATGTACCATCAGGAATAGTAATAGGCATTGCAATATTTGTTCTAATGACACTAAAAGATACGCCTCAATCTGTAGGACTACCACCAATTGAAGAATATAAAAATGATTATCCTGATAACTATACAGAAAAGGCAGAAGAAGAACTTAACACAAAAAAAATATTTGTAAAACACGTTCTTAATAATAAACTACTATGGTATATAGCCATTGCTAATGCATTTATATATTTTATAAGATATGGAATCCTAGACTGGGCACCATCATATCTCTCACAAGTAAAACACTTCTCGATAAAAGATTCAGGATGGGCATACTCCCTTTATGAATTTTCAGCTATTCCCGGAACAATAATTTGCGGATGGATGTCTGACAAAATTTTCAAAGGAAGAAGATCAGAAACTGGAATAATTTTCATAACTGCTACCCTTATTACAATACTTATATATTGGCAATTACCAGAAAACAATCCAACACTTATAACGATTCTCTTAGCAATAATAGGATTTCTAATCTACGGCCCTGTTATGCTCATTGGTCTTCATGCTCTTGATCTTGCACCAAAAAAAGCTGCAGGAACAGCAGCAGGATTTACAGGACTATTTGGATACATAGGGGGCTCTGTTACTGCCAGCGCCATTACAGGTTTTGTATTGCAATACTTCAATTGGAATGTATATTTTTATCTATTAATAGGTGCATGTATATTTGCAATAATATTTATAAGTTTAACATTTAAGCAAGAGAAAAAAACTAATGATATTTAA